A single region of the Triticum dicoccoides isolate Atlit2015 ecotype Zavitan chromosome 2B, WEW_v2.0, whole genome shotgun sequence genome encodes:
- the LOC119366300 gene encoding receptor-like serine/threonine-protein kinase SD1-8 isoform X2, whose translation MRAPPLSLLPLLVAAAILSLSVATDKLDQTASIAGNQTLESAGGVFRLGFFVPPGSSDARAYLGIWYATIPEQTVVWVANRRNPVVRPPGVLTLSADGRLVILDGRNATVWSSDDAAGSGGVATSALAQLLDNGDLVVTHGGESQSGSTGRTSVAWESFDYPTDTLLPGMKLGVDGRSGISRNITSWRSAADPSPGAYTFKLVSGGLPEFFLFRGLSKTYASGPWNGAELTGVPNLKSRDFIFTVVSNPDETHYTYYVSDPSVLSRFVLNGTMGQVQRFTWHRGGGWSGFWHFPLDPCDSYARCGAFGYCDVGQSPLCSCLPGFQPRSPQRWSVGDGTGGCARTTNLSCGAGDGFWTVSRMKLPEATSATVHAGMTMDRCRQVCLGNCSCRAYAAADVSGGINRGCVIWAVDLIDMRQYSEVVQDVYIRLAQSEVDALTAAANRRSHVVLVIALVAAISGVLLLGAFAFGCLCFWRKKAAPAGRDNELPLRATKLKLRRDDQGFSDENKMSSEEDDLDLRLFDLAVILAATDNFAADSKIGQGGFGPVYLGRLEDGQEVAVKRLSRKSAQGVEEFKNEVKLIAKLQHRNLVRLLGCCIDGDERMLVYEFMHNNSLDTFIFGDEEKRKLLRWKTRFEIIAGIARGLLYLHEDSRLRIIHRDMKESNVLLDRNMIPKISDFGIARMFGGDQTTAYTLKVIGT comes from the exons ATGAGGGCGCCGCCGCTCTCCCTCCTTCCTCTCCTGGTCGCCGCCGCCATCCTGTCCCTCTCAGTTGCTACCGACAAGTTGGACCAGACCGCGTCCATCGCCGGCAACCAGACGCTTGAGTCGGCCGGCGGGGTGTTCAGGCTCGGCTTCTTCGTCCCGCCCGGCAGCTCCGACGCCAGGGCCTACCTCGGCATCTGGTACGCCACCATCCCGGAGCAGACGGTCGTGTGGGTCGCCAATCGCCGGAACCCGGTCGTCAGACCTCCCGGCGTCCTCACCCTCTCTGCCGACGGCCGGCTTGTGATCCTCGACGGCCGTAACGCCACCGTGTGGTCCTCCGACGACGCGGCCGGCTCGGGCGGCGTAGCCACCAGCGCCCTCGCGCAGCTGCTCGACAACGGCGACCTGGTCGTGACCCACGGCGGGGAAAGTCAGAGTGGATCGACGGGTCGGACCAGCGTGGCGTGGGAGAGCTTCGACTACCCGACGGACACGCTGCTCCCCGGCATGAAGCTCGGGGTGGACGGCAGGAGCGGCATCTCCAGGAACATCACATCGTGGCGCAGCGCGGCCGACCCCTCGCCGGGGGCCTACACGTTCAAGCTCGTCAGCGGCGGCCTGCCCGAGTTCTTCCTCTTCCGGGGCCTGTCCAAGACGTACGCCAGCGGGCCGTGGAACGGCGCGGAGCTCACCGGCGTGCCTAACCTCAAGTCCAGGGACTTCATCTTCACGGTCGTGTCCAACCCCGACGAGACCCACTACACCTACTACGTCAGCGACCCGTCGGTGCTGTCGCGGTTCGTGCTGAACGGCACCATGGGGCAGGTGCAGCGCTTCACGTGGCACCGCGGCGGCGGCTGGAGCGGCTTCTGGCACTTCCCGCTCGACCCGTGCGACAGCTACGCCAGGTGCGGGGCTTTCGGGTACTGCGACGTCGGCCAGTCCCCGCTGTGCAGCTGCCTGCCGGGGTTCCAGCCGCGGTCGCCGCAGCGGTGGAGCGTCGGGGACGGCACCGGCGGCTGCGCCAGGACGACCAACCTGAGCTGCGGGGCCGGAGACGGGTTCTGGACAGTGAGCCGGATGAAGCTGCCGGAGGCGACCAGCGCGACGGTGCACGCCGGCATGACCATGGACCGGTGCAGGCAGGTGTGCCTCGGCAACTGCAGCTGCAGGGCGTACGCGGCGGCGGACGTCAGCGGGGGCATCAACCGCGGGTGCGTCATCTGGGCCGTGGATCTGATCGACATGAGGCAGTACTCGGAGGTCGTGCAAGACGTGTACATCCGGCTCGCGCAGTCTGAGGTTGATGCCTTGACCGCTGCAG CCAACCGGCGAAGCCATGTCGTGCTTGTGATCGCCCTCGTGGCGGCTATCTCCGGCGTGCTTCTTCTTGGAGCGTTTGCCTTTGGCTGTCTCTGTTTCTGGAGAAAGAAGGCGGCGCCGGCCGGTCGGGACAACGAGCTTCCATTACGGGCCACGAAACTTAAACTCCGACGGGACGATCAGGGGTTTTCTGATGAGAACAAGATGAGCAGCGAGGAAGATGATCTTGACCTTCGGCTGTTCGATCTGGCAGTGATTCTGGCCGCCACAGACAACTTCGCCGCGGACAGTAAGATTGGACAAGGTGGATTTGGCCCTGTCTATCTG GGAAGGCTTGAGGATGGGCAGGAAGTGGCTGTGAAGAGGCTGTCAAGGAAATCAGCACAGGGGGTGGAGGAATTCAAGAACGAGGTGAAGCTCATCGCCAAGCTCCAGCACAGGAACCTGGTCAGGCTGCTcggctgctgcatcgacggcgacgAGAGGATGCTCGTCTACGAGTTCATGCACAACAACAGCCTCGACACCTTCATATTTGGTG ATGAAGAAAAGCGCAAGTTACTAAGATGGAAAACGCGCTTCGAGATCATCGCGGGAATTGCCCGGGGCCTCCTCTATCTCCACGAGGATTCAAGGCTCCGGATCATCCACAGGGATATGAAGGAAAGCAATGTGCTGTTGGACAGAAACATGATCCCCAAAATCTCGGACTTCGGCATTGCGAGGATGTTCGGTGGTGACCAGACAACCGCATACACCTTGAAAGTCATCGGGACATAG
- the LOC119366300 gene encoding receptor-like serine/threonine-protein kinase SD1-8 isoform X1, which produces MRAPPLSLLPLLVAAAILSLSVATDKLDQTASIAGNQTLESAGGVFRLGFFVPPGSSDARAYLGIWYATIPEQTVVWVANRRNPVVRPPGVLTLSADGRLVILDGRNATVWSSDDAAGSGGVATSALAQLLDNGDLVVTHGGESQSGSTGRTSVAWESFDYPTDTLLPGMKLGVDGRSGISRNITSWRSAADPSPGAYTFKLVSGGLPEFFLFRGLSKTYASGPWNGAELTGVPNLKSRDFIFTVVSNPDETHYTYYVSDPSVLSRFVLNGTMGQVQRFTWHRGGGWSGFWHFPLDPCDSYARCGAFGYCDVGQSPLCSCLPGFQPRSPQRWSVGDGTGGCARTTNLSCGAGDGFWTVSRMKLPEATSATVHAGMTMDRCRQVCLGNCSCRAYAAADVSGGINRGCVIWAVDLIDMRQYSEVVQDVYIRLAQSEVDALTAAANRRSHVVLVIALVAAISGVLLLGAFAFGCLCFWRKKAAPAGRDNELPLRATKLKLRRDDQGFSDENKMSSEEDDLDLRLFDLAVILAATDNFAADSKIGQGGFGPVYLGRLEDGQEVAVKRLSRKSAQGVEEFKNEVKLIAKLQHRNLVRLLGCCIDGDERMLVYEFMHNNSLDTFIFGDEEKRKLLRWKTRFEIIAGIARGLLYLHEDSRLRIIHRDMKESNVLLDRNMIPKISDFGIARMFGGDQTTAYTLKVIGTYGYMSPEYAMDGVFSMKSDIYSFGVMVLEIVTGKKNRGFYDDELDLNLLGYAWTLWKEGRSVELLDEAMVGSSCDHSQVRRCIQVALLCVDMHPRNRPLMSSIVMMLATENATLPEPNEPGGNIGRSTSDGELSQTQSELTVTATDTR; this is translated from the exons ATGAGGGCGCCGCCGCTCTCCCTCCTTCCTCTCCTGGTCGCCGCCGCCATCCTGTCCCTCTCAGTTGCTACCGACAAGTTGGACCAGACCGCGTCCATCGCCGGCAACCAGACGCTTGAGTCGGCCGGCGGGGTGTTCAGGCTCGGCTTCTTCGTCCCGCCCGGCAGCTCCGACGCCAGGGCCTACCTCGGCATCTGGTACGCCACCATCCCGGAGCAGACGGTCGTGTGGGTCGCCAATCGCCGGAACCCGGTCGTCAGACCTCCCGGCGTCCTCACCCTCTCTGCCGACGGCCGGCTTGTGATCCTCGACGGCCGTAACGCCACCGTGTGGTCCTCCGACGACGCGGCCGGCTCGGGCGGCGTAGCCACCAGCGCCCTCGCGCAGCTGCTCGACAACGGCGACCTGGTCGTGACCCACGGCGGGGAAAGTCAGAGTGGATCGACGGGTCGGACCAGCGTGGCGTGGGAGAGCTTCGACTACCCGACGGACACGCTGCTCCCCGGCATGAAGCTCGGGGTGGACGGCAGGAGCGGCATCTCCAGGAACATCACATCGTGGCGCAGCGCGGCCGACCCCTCGCCGGGGGCCTACACGTTCAAGCTCGTCAGCGGCGGCCTGCCCGAGTTCTTCCTCTTCCGGGGCCTGTCCAAGACGTACGCCAGCGGGCCGTGGAACGGCGCGGAGCTCACCGGCGTGCCTAACCTCAAGTCCAGGGACTTCATCTTCACGGTCGTGTCCAACCCCGACGAGACCCACTACACCTACTACGTCAGCGACCCGTCGGTGCTGTCGCGGTTCGTGCTGAACGGCACCATGGGGCAGGTGCAGCGCTTCACGTGGCACCGCGGCGGCGGCTGGAGCGGCTTCTGGCACTTCCCGCTCGACCCGTGCGACAGCTACGCCAGGTGCGGGGCTTTCGGGTACTGCGACGTCGGCCAGTCCCCGCTGTGCAGCTGCCTGCCGGGGTTCCAGCCGCGGTCGCCGCAGCGGTGGAGCGTCGGGGACGGCACCGGCGGCTGCGCCAGGACGACCAACCTGAGCTGCGGGGCCGGAGACGGGTTCTGGACAGTGAGCCGGATGAAGCTGCCGGAGGCGACCAGCGCGACGGTGCACGCCGGCATGACCATGGACCGGTGCAGGCAGGTGTGCCTCGGCAACTGCAGCTGCAGGGCGTACGCGGCGGCGGACGTCAGCGGGGGCATCAACCGCGGGTGCGTCATCTGGGCCGTGGATCTGATCGACATGAGGCAGTACTCGGAGGTCGTGCAAGACGTGTACATCCGGCTCGCGCAGTCTGAGGTTGATGCCTTGACCGCTGCAG CCAACCGGCGAAGCCATGTCGTGCTTGTGATCGCCCTCGTGGCGGCTATCTCCGGCGTGCTTCTTCTTGGAGCGTTTGCCTTTGGCTGTCTCTGTTTCTGGAGAAAGAAGGCGGCGCCGGCCGGTCGGGACAACGAGCTTCCATTACGGGCCACGAAACTTAAACTCCGACGGGACGATCAGGGGTTTTCTGATGAGAACAAGATGAGCAGCGAGGAAGATGATCTTGACCTTCGGCTGTTCGATCTGGCAGTGATTCTGGCCGCCACAGACAACTTCGCCGCGGACAGTAAGATTGGACAAGGTGGATTTGGCCCTGTCTATCTG GGAAGGCTTGAGGATGGGCAGGAAGTGGCTGTGAAGAGGCTGTCAAGGAAATCAGCACAGGGGGTGGAGGAATTCAAGAACGAGGTGAAGCTCATCGCCAAGCTCCAGCACAGGAACCTGGTCAGGCTGCTcggctgctgcatcgacggcgacgAGAGGATGCTCGTCTACGAGTTCATGCACAACAACAGCCTCGACACCTTCATATTTGGTG ATGAAGAAAAGCGCAAGTTACTAAGATGGAAAACGCGCTTCGAGATCATCGCGGGAATTGCCCGGGGCCTCCTCTATCTCCACGAGGATTCAAGGCTCCGGATCATCCACAGGGATATGAAGGAAAGCAATGTGCTGTTGGACAGAAACATGATCCCCAAAATCTCGGACTTCGGCATTGCGAGGATGTTCGGTGGTGACCAGACAACCGCATACACCTTGAAAGTCATCGGGACATA CGGCTACATGTCACCAGAGTATGCCATGGATGGTGTGTTCTCCATGAAATCCGATATTTACAGTTTTGGTGTCATGGTGCTAGAGATCGTCACTGGCAAGAAGAATCGGGGCTTTTACGATGATGAGCTTGATCTAAACCTCCTCGGTTAT GCGTGGACGTTGTGGAAGGAAGGCAGAAGCGTTGAACTGCTTGATGAGGCGATGGTGGGCAGTAGCTGTGATCACAGCCAGGTGCGGAGATGcatacaagttgctctcttgtgtgTTGACATGCATCCTAGGAATAGGCCACTGATGTCTTCAATTGTCATGATGTTGGCCACCGAGAATGCCACGCTTCCAGAGCCAAATGAGCCTGGAGGAAACATCGGAAGGAGCACGTCGGACGGAGAATTGTCCCAAACTCAAAGTGAGTTGACCGTAACTGCAACGGATACTCGGTAG